The Schizosaccharomyces pombe strain 972h- genome assembly, chromosome: I genome contains a region encoding:
- the ugo1 gene encoding transport protein Ugo1, whose amino-acid sequence MNPYRPYVVVNNVEPTFSITPEPTFETQPTISKSEIFETLRSILVTKYLTTFFVQPLEVAKTVCQVEEYLPKRTKIERDGKQTKEPYDEDIPDGTEQEGLSDDEHEIYAYFETPTTEKAVTEQLAEKLCVDASGYVTDPSNLIERSYTIHSKRFSIKSIISELWEKEGARGLWKGHTISFLHNLLYSGLQSWLSATLSGALAIADPNIISPIDSVRPLLSLFIKSITSAISALILSPLDIARTKIILFPISSSSYLSSASETSGNSHKKFKPLTIRQCLKALPFYCPSSLILPTVCYVSLPPFVSSVLPLTFRNFLGSSPTLDAMVGLGTSAVQFLLKCPLEMVLRRAQAQYECNLPPQTIVPVGKYTGIVGTIWCLLSEEDPGKFGIEGLYRGWRVGIWGMSSTLALNYISSNLREEVEF is encoded by the coding sequence ATGAATCCATACAGACCATATGTCGTGGTTAACAATGTTGAGCCTACTTTTTCGATAACTCCAGAACCAACGTTTGAGACGCAACCGACCATAAGCAAGAGTGAGATTTTTGAGACACTCAGAAGTATTCTAGTGACCAAATATTTAACGACGTTTTTTGTACAGCCATTGGAAGTAGCAAAAACTGTCTGTCAAGTAGAAGAATATTTACCAAAACGAACTAAAATTGAGCGTGATGGGAAACAAACAAAGGAGCCTTATGATGAGGATATTCCCGATGGCACAGAACAGGAAGGTCTCAGTGATGATGAACACGAAATCTATGCTTACTTTGAAACACCTACCACAGAAAAGGCAGTAACAGAACAGCTAGCTGAGAAACTTTGCGTCGATGCGTCTGGCTATGTAACTGATCCTTCGAATCTCATCGAGAGAAGCTATACAATTCATTCGAAAAGATTTTCGATTAAAAGTATCATTAGTGAGCTATGGGAGAAAGAAGGAGCTAGGGGTTTATGGAAAGGTCATACAATCAGCTTTTTGCATAACTTACTTTATTCCGGCCTACAGTCCTGGCTTTCGGCAACATTATCTGGAGCTCTCGCAATAGCAGATCCAAACATTATTTCACCTATAGATTCTGTTCGGCCTCTTCTTTCCCTTTTCATCAAATCCATTACTTCTGCGATCTCTGCTCTTATTCTATCTCCCCTTGATATTGCCagaacaaaaataattcttttccCCATTTCCTCATCTTCCTATTTGTCTTCAGCTTCTGAAACTTCTGGCAATTcgcataaaaaatttaaaccTCTTACTATCAGACAATGCTTGAAAGCATTGCCTTTTTACTGCCCTTCATCGTTAATTTTACCCACAGTTTGTTATGTCAGCTTACCACCATTTGTTTCGAGTGTGCTTCCACTAACATTCCGCAACTTTTTGGGCTCATCTCCTACACTTGATGCAATGGTTGGCTTGGGCACTTCAGCCgttcaatttcttctcaAATGCCCTTTAGAAATGGTACTTCGAAGAGCACAAGCCCAGTATGAATGCAACCTTCCACCCCAAACTATCGTTCCCGTAGGCAAATACACTGGTATCGTCGGTACCATATGGTGTCTTTTAAGCGAAGAAGATCCGGGTAAATTTGGAATAGAAGGTTTGTATCGTGGATGGCGAGTGGGTATTTGGGGAATGTCGAGTACCTTAGCATTGAACTACATCTCCTCTAATTTGCGTGAAGAAGTTGAATTTTAG